A DNA window from Setaria viridis chromosome 2, Setaria_viridis_v4.0, whole genome shotgun sequence contains the following coding sequences:
- the LOC117842018 gene encoding non-specific lipid-transfer protein C6 gives MASRKLVALFFAFAVVAATTVQPSEARIGGDQLLHPSTFHNTPPQSPSSSGGAVPPHLSSPPPPSPPAQPTECLTPLIGMMPCMNYLTNLTVLAPPAECCDGLKSIIRDAPICLCHGMTGDMNDLMPVPIDPVRMIILPLACGAMLPLQTLFSCNTQQVPPIMPPMAVPAPANPPGSPIR, from the exons ATGGCGTCCCGCAAGCTCGTCGCCCTCTTCTTCGCCTTCGctgtggtggcggcgacgacggtgcAGCCGTCCGAAGCGAGAATCGGGGGAGACCAACTGCTCCACCCCTCGACGTTCCACAACACCCCGCCGCAGTCGCCGAGTTcgtccggcggcgccgtccCACCCCACCTttcgtccccgccgccaccgtcgccgccggctcaGCCGACGGAGTGCCTGACGCCGCTGATCGGCATGATGCCGTGCATGAACTATCTGACCAACCTCACCGTGCTAGCACCTCCCGCCGAGTGCTGCGACGGCCTCAAGTCGATCATCCGCGACGCCCCCATCTGCCTCTGCCACGGCATGACCGGCGACATGAACGACCTCATGCCCGTACCCATCGACCCCGTCCGCATGATCATCCTCCCGCTCGCCTGCGGCGCCATGCTGCCGCTCCAAACGCTCTTCTCCTGCAACA CGCAACAAGTGCCGCCGATAATGCCACCGATGGCGGTGCCGGCGCCTGCCAATCCTCCAGGGTCACCAATAAG GTAA